From Marivirga harenae, one genomic window encodes:
- the gldN gene encoding gliding motility protein GldN, with product MKKFVILALGVVLMVVVQPSKAQESANDGYNPNSVYPIHEDDMFFKKRVWRRMDLKEKQNKPFFSSNNEITKHIVNAAKAGILPIYKGDSMVNRMTKEEFLEKLEDPSLKDMNMGGADDGWGDSGGDAWGSDDGWGDTADAAEEEEESAPTTEISTQFTVRQMSTLEIVEDMIFDKQRSVLVWDIQAVKIIIPAANFTSGVERTVGVFKYLDLVDLFRSNPEQMIWFNPQNSAEHKNLADAFALRLFNARIVKVANPDDNMIIDVYSESPKQGIMASQWLEYELMEKEHELWSY from the coding sequence ATGAAAAAGTTTGTGATATTAGCGTTGGGAGTTGTGTTGATGGTTGTTGTACAACCGTCAAAAGCTCAAGAATCGGCAAATGATGGGTATAATCCAAATTCGGTTTACCCAATTCATGAGGACGATATGTTTTTTAAGAAGCGTGTTTGGAGACGAATGGATTTGAAGGAAAAGCAAAACAAGCCATTCTTTTCATCTAATAATGAAATTACCAAACATATAGTAAATGCTGCCAAAGCAGGAATACTTCCTATCTACAAAGGGGACTCCATGGTTAATAGAATGACCAAAGAGGAATTCTTGGAAAAATTGGAAGACCCAAGCTTGAAAGATATGAATATGGGTGGTGCTGACGATGGTTGGGGAGATTCTGGTGGTGATGCATGGGGTAGTGATGATGGATGGGGTGATACAGCTGATGCTGCAGAAGAGGAAGAAGAAAGTGCTCCAACTACAGAGATTTCTACCCAATTTACAGTTAGGCAGATGTCAACCTTGGAAATAGTAGAGGATATGATATTTGATAAGCAGCGTTCCGTGCTAGTTTGGGATATTCAAGCTGTAAAAATTATTATTCCTGCGGCAAACTTTACTTCAGGCGTTGAAAGAACAGTTGGGGTTTTTAAATATCTTGATTTGGTGGATCTGTTTAGAAGCAATCCAGAACAAATGATTTGGTTTAATCCGCAAAACAGTGCTGAGCATAAAAATTTAGCAGATGCTTTTGCTTTAAGATTGTTCAATGCCAGAATCGTGAAGGTTGCTAACCCTGATGATAACATGATTATTGACGTGTATTCGGAATCACCTAAGCAAGGTATAATGGCCTCTCAGTGGTTAGAATATGAATTAATGGAAAAAGAACACGAATTGTGGTCTTATTGA
- the uvrC gene encoding excinuclease ABC subunit UvrC: MYDAVFLKPQDLNELPKLPGVYKFHNSSGEIIYVGKAKNLKNRVSSYFNKSANHNRKTIRLVREIEKIEIAIVNSEFDALLLENSLIKELQPKYNILLKDDKSFPYLCITNEPFPRIISTRKRIPRNGTYFGPYASVRAMNNVLELIRKLYTIRTCKLNLTDQNIKTGKFKVCLEYHIGNCKGPCEGLQNHDNYQKDINQAAEILKGNLNIPKLHFKENMQSAADELDFEKAHKFKEKFDLLEKFHSRSLVVNPRLTDIDVCSIISEDKYAFVNYMRVKNGSINVTKTIELKKKLDESDQELLLLALIDLRKLYESTTNEILTNIEIENLAESFHFIKPQIGDKKKLVEMSLKNALFFKKEKLNQNESSKIKELRVLKQLQTDLRLKELPLKIECFDNSNMQGTNPTASMVHFKNARPKKSEYRHYHVKTVIGPDDFASMTEIVGRRYKRILDEQQDLPNLIVIDGGKGQLSAAVKALNELELYGKIPIIGIAKRLEEIYFPEDPYPVHISKKSESLKLIQRLRDEAHRFAITFHRQIRSKNSFTTELEGIEGIGEKTIDQLLNHFKSVKKIKEASFENLSKIVGNSKAELIIKAFK; encoded by the coding sequence ATGTACGATGCGGTATTTCTCAAGCCTCAAGATTTAAATGAATTACCTAAACTACCTGGGGTTTACAAATTTCATAATTCATCTGGGGAAATAATTTATGTAGGAAAAGCAAAAAATTTAAAAAATAGGGTATCAAGCTATTTCAATAAATCTGCAAATCATAATAGAAAAACAATAAGATTAGTTCGCGAGATTGAAAAAATTGAAATAGCAATTGTCAACTCCGAATTTGATGCCCTTCTTCTTGAAAACTCATTAATAAAGGAGTTACAACCTAAATACAACATTCTACTGAAGGACGATAAATCCTTCCCTTATTTGTGTATTACAAATGAGCCTTTCCCAAGAATTATTTCAACTCGAAAGAGAATTCCTAGAAACGGAACATATTTTGGCCCGTATGCTAGTGTGAGGGCAATGAACAATGTCTTAGAATTAATTAGGAAGTTATATACTATTAGAACCTGTAAACTAAATCTTACAGATCAGAATATTAAAACAGGAAAATTTAAGGTTTGTCTTGAATACCATATTGGCAATTGTAAGGGGCCATGTGAAGGCTTACAAAATCATGATAACTATCAAAAAGATATTAACCAAGCAGCTGAAATACTAAAGGGAAATCTAAATATCCCTAAGCTACACTTCAAAGAGAATATGCAAAGTGCAGCTGATGAACTAGATTTTGAAAAGGCACATAAATTTAAAGAAAAGTTCGACCTCCTAGAGAAATTTCATAGCAGATCACTAGTTGTTAATCCAAGACTTACAGATATCGATGTGTGTAGCATTATATCGGAGGATAAATATGCATTTGTCAATTACATGCGTGTGAAAAACGGAAGCATTAATGTAACCAAGACGATTGAATTAAAAAAGAAGCTAGACGAGTCAGATCAAGAATTACTACTATTAGCATTAATCGATTTACGGAAGCTCTATGAGAGTACTACAAATGAAATTTTAACAAATATCGAGATTGAGAACTTAGCAGAGAGTTTTCATTTTATTAAACCTCAAATTGGGGACAAAAAGAAACTTGTTGAAATGAGTTTGAAAAACGCTTTGTTCTTTAAAAAGGAAAAACTGAATCAAAATGAGTCCAGTAAGATAAAAGAACTTAGGGTACTAAAGCAACTCCAGACAGACCTTCGCCTAAAGGAGCTTCCCCTTAAAATTGAATGTTTTGACAACTCCAACATGCAAGGCACCAATCCAACAGCGTCTATGGTTCACTTCAAGAATGCTCGACCCAAAAAGAGTGAGTACAGACATTATCATGTTAAAACTGTGATTGGCCCAGATGATTTTGCCTCTATGACAGAAATTGTAGGAAGACGATACAAAAGAATACTAGATGAACAGCAAGATTTACCCAATTTAATTGTAATAGACGGAGGAAAAGGTCAGCTAAGTGCAGCAGTAAAAGCATTAAATGAATTGGAACTATACGGCAAAATTCCAATAATAGGCATTGCTAAAAGACTAGAGGAAATATACTTTCCCGAAGATCCCTATCCAGTCCATATCAGCAAGAAAAGCGAGTCATTAAAGTTAATTCAGCGACTTAGAGATGAAGCACACCGCTTTGCCATCACCTTCCACAGACAAATCAGGAGCAAGAATAGTTTCACTACTGAACTAGAAGGAATTGAAGGAATTGGAGAAAAAACAATCGACCAGTTACTCAATCATTTCAAATCTGTAAAGAAGATAAAAGAAGCTTCTTTTGAAAATCTTAGTAAAATTGTAGGCAACTCTAAGGCCGAGTTAATCATAAAAGCCTTTAAATAA
- a CDS encoding penicillin-binding protein 1A yields MKKSKIFKAVAAMWAIFIISIIGFALFIYSISINLNGWYGELPGLKSLENPKSDLSSILYFADNKEMGKYYRYNRSQVTFDELSPNVVNALIATEDIRFTEHSGIDLRGLGRVFFKSILMFDKSAGGGSTISQQLAKILFRTRSDLSNGSLNNVPVLGLVIAKMKEWIVAVELERSYTKKEIIAMYLNTFEFGSNAFGIKTASKTFFNTTPDQLTIPEAAVLVGLCKNPNLYSPVYQPENAFQRRNTVMNQMRKYSYIDDTAYDSLSSKPIELDYDVENHNDGLATYFRGVILWDLLAWSKANGYDLYEDGLRIYTTIDSRMQKYAEEAVEEHMKFQQELFDEHWEGKAPWRDESGRVIKDFVENEARKTQAYKYWKDEFGNDEKKIFQKLKEPRSMKVFSWGGEIDTVLSTMDSIRYFKQFLHAGFMAMNPNNGHIKAWVGGINYKYFKYDHVKQGRRQPGSTFKPLVYAAAIDNGYSPCYQIEDVPVTFEVPGDPPTWTPSNSDGKFSGETMTLRQAMARSLNSGTAYVMKKIGPQTVVNYAQRLGIESPLDAVPSLCLGTSDVSIYELIGAYSTFVNEGFYTKPFYIERIEDKNGKILKQFVPKTGEALSSETAYAMLHMLKGSTEISGGTALGLDRELREENEIGAKTGTTQNYSDGWFVGVTKDIAAGAWVGGDDRSIHFRNIGLGQGARMAMPIWEKFMKKVYEDEELAVSKGEFKKPSTLSIELDCEQYMMQQNNVTDSTEQIQKLDVDGIQ; encoded by the coding sequence ATGAAAAAATCAAAGATATTTAAAGCTGTAGCGGCAATGTGGGCTATTTTTATTATTTCCATCATTGGTTTTGCCTTATTTATTTACAGTATCAGCATTAATCTTAACGGCTGGTATGGGGAACTACCTGGCTTAAAATCCCTTGAAAACCCTAAAAGTGATTTGTCTTCCATCTTATACTTTGCTGATAATAAGGAAATGGGGAAATATTATAGGTATAACAGAAGTCAAGTGACTTTTGATGAACTTTCTCCTAATGTTGTAAATGCACTAATCGCCACAGAGGACATACGCTTTACTGAGCATTCAGGTATTGATCTTAGAGGTTTGGGACGAGTATTCTTCAAATCTATTCTAATGTTTGATAAAAGTGCTGGTGGGGGAAGTACAATTTCACAACAATTGGCCAAAATATTATTTAGGACACGAAGCGATTTATCAAATGGAAGTTTAAATAATGTTCCTGTTCTAGGTTTAGTAATAGCCAAAATGAAAGAATGGATAGTTGCTGTAGAATTAGAAAGATCCTATACCAAGAAGGAGATTATCGCAATGTACCTCAATACATTTGAATTCGGAAGTAATGCATTTGGGATAAAAACAGCTTCCAAAACATTTTTTAATACTACTCCTGACCAACTAACGATTCCTGAAGCAGCTGTTTTAGTTGGTCTATGCAAAAATCCGAATTTGTACAGCCCGGTTTACCAGCCTGAAAATGCATTTCAAAGGAGAAATACTGTAATGAATCAAATGAGAAAATATAGTTATATAGATGACACCGCTTATGATTCATTATCAAGCAAACCGATAGAATTAGATTATGACGTTGAAAATCATAATGATGGACTTGCTACATACTTCAGAGGAGTTATTTTATGGGATCTTTTGGCCTGGAGCAAAGCTAATGGCTACGATCTCTATGAAGATGGTTTAAGAATTTATACGACCATCGACAGTAGGATGCAAAAGTATGCTGAGGAGGCTGTTGAAGAACACATGAAGTTCCAACAGGAGCTTTTCGATGAACATTGGGAAGGGAAAGCGCCTTGGAGAGATGAATCCGGAAGAGTAATAAAAGACTTTGTTGAAAATGAAGCTAGAAAAACACAAGCCTATAAATATTGGAAAGATGAGTTTGGAAATGATGAAAAGAAAATATTTCAAAAGCTAAAGGAACCCAGATCTATGAAGGTTTTTAGTTGGGGGGGTGAAATTGATACAGTACTGAGCACAATGGATTCAATTCGTTATTTCAAGCAATTCCTACACGCTGGATTTATGGCCATGAACCCTAATAATGGTCACATCAAGGCTTGGGTAGGGGGCATTAACTATAAGTATTTTAAATATGACCATGTAAAACAGGGAAGAAGACAACCTGGATCCACATTTAAGCCACTTGTTTATGCAGCTGCAATTGATAACGGATATTCTCCTTGTTACCAAATAGAAGATGTGCCTGTTACATTTGAAGTCCCAGGAGATCCACCAACTTGGACACCTTCTAACTCAGATGGGAAGTTTTCAGGAGAAACCATGACCTTAAGGCAAGCTATGGCTCGGTCACTAAACTCTGGAACTGCTTACGTTATGAAGAAAATCGGTCCTCAAACTGTGGTCAACTATGCTCAAAGACTTGGTATAGAAAGTCCTTTAGATGCAGTTCCTTCATTGTGTTTAGGCACTTCGGATGTATCAATTTATGAGTTAATTGGTGCTTACAGTACTTTTGTGAACGAAGGCTTTTATACTAAACCATTTTACATTGAAAGGATTGAGGATAAAAACGGAAAGATATTAAAGCAATTTGTCCCTAAAACTGGAGAGGCATTAAGTTCTGAAACTGCCTATGCCATGCTTCATATGTTGAAAGGATCCACCGAAATTTCAGGCGGCACTGCTTTAGGCTTGGATAGGGAATTAAGAGAGGAAAATGAAATAGGAGCAAAAACTGGGACCACTCAAAATTATTCAGATGGTTGGTTTGTTGGTGTAACCAAGGACATCGCTGCTGGCGCGTGGGTTGGGGGAGACGATAGAAGTATACATTTCCGAAATATTGGTTTGGGGCAAGGAGCAAGAATGGCAATGCCAATCTGGGAGAAATTTATGAAGAAAGTTTACGAAGATGAGGAGTTAGCAGTAAGTAAAGGAGAATTTAAAAAACCATCTACTCTGTCCATAGAATTGGATTGTGAGCAATATATGATGCAACAAAACAATGTAACCGATTCCACTGAACAAATTCAAAAATTGGATGTTGATGGCATACAATAA
- a CDS encoding tetratricopeptide repeat protein, translated as MKITVSYYIKKYRYLLLGFFLMIAACSPENSGLVGYSYHNVTAKYNAYFIANEKLQEVLLEIEDAHQNNFNRVLKVKAPIDTNIVNANQEKVDDIIKKASIAIQRHKVSKWVDDSYILVGIARMLNREYEESIETLKYVNVNSKDDQTKYLALTYLVRTFTEYGELNNALAVIDYLNRQKLSKANKRKLYLNAAHYYQILNDPNNVIKYLSAAIKLMSKGPEKAKMHFILGQLYQKSKLDAVAYDNYGEVLNNRPPYELSFYARLNMAQVTELSKGEDIKKIRKYFEQLLKDGKNVDFKDKIYYEMGEFELKQGNIEEAIPFYKSSIENSVDNQRQKSFSYHKLGLLYFDELKKYPLAKAYYDSAYKIMPEDETIYQQVATRQSVLSDFIKQINTIQENDSLVSLAQMDSSAINKIFLAQRNERIEKEKEEKRKRERAERNQAANNKTTAFEQGPNIQTNTAPGGGFYFYDQATVAQGRNTFKRIWGNRSLQDDWRMKRTQVFDESRSEEQESAPKESVADREEDLSEEDLIAQEREKFFNSIPFEKEQQEKLFNEMEIAYYKLGNIYNFDLQEKKDAIDTYETLLSRFPKTEYRAEILYLLYIYYEDKEEVKAQTFANELLKSFPNTIFAKLIENPNYQEESNLASAKVKVIYEKAYRLYQNENYQGAIKEINEGLNNYPENDYEDNLKLLEALITGITDGKNPYKFKLQSFMENYPESELYSFAKSLLAAIDNLDKKRQQNEQIKYVPFFEQAHYFVVLYEKNKALAGVLPQEIEDFGNKFFPEQELKSGNLVFNDDYSMILLSEFEGKEIAEAFFKKFNSDLSPLKNFKSLNFSNFVISKDNFQIFYQAKVADSYTEFFNTNYQVTP; from the coding sequence TTGAAAATTACAGTGAGTTACTATATCAAAAAATATCGATACCTACTACTAGGCTTTTTCTTAATGATTGCAGCCTGTTCACCTGAAAACTCTGGCCTTGTCGGATATAGTTATCATAATGTTACAGCAAAATACAATGCATATTTTATTGCAAACGAAAAACTCCAAGAGGTATTATTAGAAATAGAGGATGCTCACCAAAACAATTTTAACAGGGTTTTAAAAGTTAAAGCTCCAATTGACACAAATATTGTTAATGCGAATCAAGAAAAAGTAGACGATATTATAAAAAAAGCATCAATAGCTATTCAAAGACATAAAGTAAGTAAATGGGTTGATGATAGCTATATTTTAGTAGGTATTGCCAGGATGCTAAATCGAGAATATGAAGAATCAATTGAGACCTTAAAGTATGTTAATGTCAATAGTAAAGATGATCAAACAAAATATTTAGCACTTACCTATCTTGTTAGAACCTTTACAGAATATGGTGAATTAAATAATGCTTTAGCAGTTATTGACTACTTAAATAGACAAAAATTATCTAAAGCGAATAAGAGAAAATTGTATCTAAATGCTGCTCATTATTATCAAATCTTAAATGATCCTAATAATGTTATTAAGTACTTAAGCGCTGCCATAAAATTAATGTCCAAAGGTCCTGAAAAAGCTAAAATGCATTTTATCTTGGGGCAACTTTACCAAAAATCAAAATTAGATGCCGTTGCTTATGATAACTATGGAGAAGTTCTCAATAACAGGCCTCCTTATGAATTATCATTTTACGCTAGATTAAACATGGCACAAGTAACAGAGCTGTCGAAAGGTGAGGATATTAAAAAGATCAGAAAGTATTTTGAACAGTTACTGAAAGATGGTAAAAATGTGGACTTTAAAGACAAGATTTACTACGAGATGGGTGAGTTTGAACTAAAACAGGGAAATATTGAAGAAGCTATCCCATTTTATAAATCATCGATCGAAAATAGTGTTGATAATCAACGACAAAAATCTTTCTCCTACCACAAATTGGGCTTGCTGTATTTCGATGAACTTAAAAAATACCCCTTGGCTAAGGCATATTACGATAGTGCTTATAAAATCATGCCGGAAGATGAAACTATTTATCAACAGGTTGCTACAAGACAATCGGTACTTTCAGATTTTATTAAGCAGATAAATACAATTCAAGAAAACGATTCATTAGTAAGTCTTGCCCAAATGGACAGCAGTGCAATTAATAAAATATTTTTGGCACAAAGGAATGAAAGAATCGAAAAAGAAAAAGAAGAAAAAAGAAAACGTGAAAGGGCTGAAAGAAATCAGGCTGCTAACAATAAGACGACTGCATTTGAACAAGGTCCAAATATCCAAACCAATACAGCACCAGGTGGTGGATTTTATTTTTATGATCAAGCAACAGTAGCTCAAGGGAGAAATACTTTTAAAAGAATTTGGGGAAATCGATCATTACAAGATGATTGGAGAATGAAAAGAACACAAGTTTTTGACGAGAGTAGGTCGGAAGAGCAGGAAAGTGCCCCTAAAGAATCTGTAGCTGATAGGGAAGAAGACTTATCTGAAGAGGACTTGATAGCTCAAGAAAGAGAAAAATTCTTTAATTCGATTCCATTTGAAAAAGAGCAACAAGAAAAGCTATTTAACGAAATGGAAATAGCTTATTATAAATTGGGAAATATCTATAATTTTGATTTACAAGAGAAGAAAGATGCCATAGACACTTATGAAACACTCTTAAGCCGCTTCCCAAAGACAGAGTACCGCGCTGAAATTCTTTACTTATTATATATCTACTATGAAGATAAAGAAGAGGTAAAAGCTCAAACATTTGCTAACGAACTACTCAAGAGTTTTCCCAACACAATTTTCGCCAAACTTATAGAAAACCCTAATTATCAGGAAGAAAGTAATTTGGCAAGTGCCAAAGTGAAAGTGATCTACGAAAAGGCCTATCGTCTTTATCAAAATGAAAATTATCAGGGAGCCATCAAAGAAATCAATGAGGGTTTAAATAACTATCCTGAAAATGATTATGAAGACAATTTAAAACTTTTAGAGGCTCTTATTACCGGAATTACGGACGGTAAAAATCCTTATAAGTTCAAGTTGCAAAGCTTTATGGAGAATTATCCAGAAAGTGAATTATACAGCTTTGCTAAAAGCCTTTTAGCTGCAATTGACAACCTTGATAAGAAAAGGCAACAAAATGAACAAATCAAATACGTCCCATTTTTTGAGCAGGCCCACTACTTCGTTGTTCTGTATGAAAAAAATAAAGCGTTGGCTGGTGTACTTCCGCAGGAAATAGAGGATTTTGGAAATAAATTCTTCCCTGAACAAGAATTAAAATCTGGAAATCTTGTTTTTAATGATGACTATTCAATGATACTATTGAGCGAATTTGAGGGAAAAGAGATTGCAGAAGCATTTTTTAAGAAATTTAATAGTGATTTATCACCCTTAAAAAATTTCAAAAGCCTAAATTTTAGTAATTTTGTAATCTCAAAAGATAATTTTCAAATCTTCTATCAAGCAAAAGTGGCGGACAGTTATACTGAATTTTTCAATACAAATTACCAAGTAACACCATAG
- a CDS encoding M23 family metallopeptidase, whose protein sequence is MSNWLTTRYQMVVRNEENLAEVSTINFTYAKVAVISLLSFIIIFIGALYLSQSLLAQWFDPRHTTMEYNQKLLSLTTEMDSLKSRLRAQDRFIGNLQTILQGDVPDGETYREPDQVNTDDLNKDFNPQKIDAGDSIIRQEFEEQDFSLTSYSSNNYSDELKDIFFFPPIQGIVSSPYDMSIDHYGIDIVAKTNEPVKSIADGTVILSSWTQDGGYVIAVQHRANLISVIRHNSALLKKVGNFVNAGEVISIIGNSGELTTGPHVHLEIWYNGNPVDPEEFITF, encoded by the coding sequence ATGTCCAATTGGCTTACCACAAGATATCAAATGGTGGTAAGAAACGAAGAAAACTTGGCTGAAGTATCTACCATTAACTTTACTTATGCAAAGGTAGCGGTTATTAGTTTATTATCTTTTATTATAATATTTATTGGGGCATTATATTTATCCCAATCTTTATTGGCACAATGGTTTGATCCAAGACATACTACGATGGAGTATAATCAAAAACTATTGTCCTTGACTACAGAAATGGATTCTCTGAAATCAAGACTGAGAGCTCAAGACCGGTTTATTGGGAATTTACAAACAATTTTACAGGGAGACGTGCCGGATGGAGAGACTTATAGAGAGCCAGATCAAGTGAACACTGATGATCTGAACAAGGATTTTAACCCTCAGAAGATAGATGCAGGAGATTCCATTATTAGACAGGAATTTGAAGAGCAGGACTTTAGTTTAACCAGCTATTCAAGTAATAATTACTCCGATGAATTAAAAGATATTTTCTTTTTTCCACCAATTCAAGGAATAGTAAGTTCACCTTACGATATGAGTATTGACCACTATGGAATTGATATAGTGGCAAAAACAAATGAACCAGTAAAATCTATTGCGGATGGAACCGTTATATTATCATCATGGACTCAAGACGGAGGATATGTGATTGCGGTTCAACATAGAGCAAATTTAATTTCAGTAATCAGGCATAATTCGGCATTATTGAAAAAAGTTGGTAATTTTGTAAATGCTGGCGAAGTAATCTCCATAATTGGCAATTCTGGGGAACTAACTACGGGACCACATGTTCATTTAGAAATATGGTATAATGGAAATCCGGTGGATCCGGAAGAATTTATTACTTTTTAA
- a CDS encoding bactofilin family protein, producing MAQDITSSSNTIGKGTTINGDLETFGNIRIDGKVIGNIKTKSKLVLGNTSHIEGNVLSQNAEIEGEVKGVVEITELLVLKPSAVVHGDIITNKLIVESGATFNGECKMGVTNKSIKIGDETANGQSNPKIEKAKAV from the coding sequence ATGGCACAAGATATCACAAGTTCAAGCAATACTATCGGTAAAGGAACTACGATAAATGGGGATTTAGAAACCTTTGGAAATATCCGAATTGATGGTAAGGTAATAGGCAATATCAAAACTAAATCAAAATTAGTCTTAGGTAATACTTCTCATATTGAAGGCAATGTATTGTCGCAAAATGCGGAGATTGAAGGGGAAGTTAAAGGAGTTGTAGAAATTACAGAGTTATTGGTTTTAAAACCATCTGCAGTAGTGCATGGTGATATAATTACTAATAAATTGATTGTAGAATCAGGAGCTACTTTTAATGGAGAGTGTAAAATGGGCGTTACCAACAAATCCATTAAAATAGGAGATGAAACTGCTAACGGACAATCAAACCCTAAAATTGAAAAAGCAAAAGCCGTTTAA
- a CDS encoding AtpZ/AtpI family protein — MKKQKPFNNYLKFSGLAIQMAVTIYLGHLLGEYIDEIAGSGSDIYTKIITLLAVFLSIFVVIREVIRSQE; from the coding sequence TTGAAAAAGCAAAAGCCGTTTAATAATTATTTAAAATTCTCTGGATTAGCTATTCAAATGGCTGTAACAATTTACTTGGGACATCTCCTAGGTGAATACATTGACGAAATTGCTGGAAGTGGATCGGATATTTATACCAAAATAATCACGCTTTTAGCAGTTTTTCTTTCAATTTTTGTTGTAATCCGAGAAGTAATTAGGTCTCAGGAATAA
- a CDS encoding DUF6168 family protein gives MYKRLILFTLITVAIAVSALFFQKWYISSQNEFLSYSLDSVYIFHFIAFIFIVGSVELLSKKLPDQVGYFYLASVFVKIGLFVLVFKDTIFSETSMDFLERISIIIPFFMFLVFEAIYSGRLMNAKDNE, from the coding sequence ATGTACAAAAGACTTATACTCTTCACCTTAATAACAGTAGCAATAGCTGTTTCTGCACTTTTTTTTCAAAAATGGTATATTTCAAGTCAGAATGAGTTTTTATCGTATTCATTAGATTCTGTTTATATATTTCACTTCATTGCATTTATTTTTATAGTAGGATCAGTTGAGCTTTTAAGCAAAAAGCTTCCAGATCAGGTGGGTTACTTCTACTTGGCTAGCGTTTTTGTTAAGATCGGCCTCTTCGTACTGGTCTTTAAAGACACTATTTTTTCAGAGACATCCATGGATTTTCTTGAGCGAATATCTATCATAATTCCCTTTTTTATGTTTTTAGTATTTGAGGCGATCTATAGCGGAAGGCTAATGAATGCCAAGGATAATGAGTGA
- the atpB gene encoding F0F1 ATP synthase subunit A, with amino-acid sequence MRNTLLFALLISLINVNTLFAVAGGSEDGGQIDTKEEINEYIQHHLQDSHDFTFWTSGKTGTHYGFSLPVILWSDGLHVFSSSNFDHGHEVAESNGKHFALFHGKVYETNAEGEINLDEEGHATNPKPLDISITKNVVGMLLTSLLMFLGFISLAKGYNKRSIPKGVGRILEPLVIYVRDEIARPNIGSKYEKFIPYLLTVFFYIWILNLLGLTPLGFNVTGNIAVTVGLALITFFVTQFSGNKDYWKHIFWMPGVPVLMKIILMPIEVLGMFTKPFALLIRLFANITAGHVVVMSLIALIITMRSQFGIVASSSISFGLAFFITLIELLVAFLQAYIFTMLSALFIGMAVEEHH; translated from the coding sequence ATGAGAAACACATTGTTGTTCGCACTATTAATATCGCTAATCAACGTTAATACGTTATTTGCGGTTGCAGGAGGTTCAGAAGATGGTGGACAAATTGACACTAAAGAGGAGATTAACGAATATATTCAGCATCACTTGCAAGATTCTCATGATTTCACTTTTTGGACTAGTGGTAAAACTGGAACGCATTACGGATTTTCTCTTCCGGTAATATTATGGTCTGATGGATTGCATGTTTTTTCTTCCTCTAACTTTGATCACGGTCATGAGGTGGCTGAATCAAATGGGAAACACTTTGCCTTGTTTCATGGGAAAGTTTATGAAACTAATGCGGAGGGAGAAATCAACTTAGATGAAGAGGGTCACGCTACTAATCCAAAGCCTTTGGATATTTCAATCACTAAAAATGTAGTAGGGATGTTGCTAACGTCTTTATTGATGTTCTTAGGATTTATTTCATTAGCTAAGGGATACAATAAAAGATCAATTCCTAAAGGAGTTGGAAGAATTTTGGAGCCTCTAGTGATTTACGTCAGAGATGAAATAGCTAGACCTAATATTGGTTCTAAGTACGAGAAATTCATTCCATATCTACTCACAGTATTTTTCTATATCTGGATTTTAAACTTATTAGGATTAACTCCATTAGGATTTAATGTCACTGGTAATATTGCAGTTACTGTAGGATTAGCTTTGATTACCTTTTTTGTAACACAGTTTAGCGGGAATAAAGATTATTGGAAACATATTTTTTGGATGCCAGGTGTTCCTGTTCTTATGAAGATTATTTTAATGCCTATTGAGGTGTTGGGAATGTTCACTAAGCCATTCGCATTATTAATTCGTTTGTTTGCAAACATTACGGCAGGTCACGTGGTAGTAATGAGTTTGATCGCCTTAATTATTACAATGCGTTCACAATTTGGAATTGTTGCTTCTTCAAGTATTTCATTTGGATTGGCATTTTTTATTACGCTAATAGAATTATTAGTGGCTTTTCTTCAGGCCTACATTTTTACAATGCTGTCAGCATTGTTTATAGGTATGGCAGTAGAGGAGCATCATTAA
- the atpE gene encoding ATP synthase F0 subunit C, translating into MYNLIGAGLIVIGAGIGLGQIGGKAMEGIARQPEASGKIQTAMIIIGALLEGLAFGALILAG; encoded by the coding sequence ATGTACAATTTAATTGGAGCAGGATTAATCGTAATCGGTGCTGGTATCGGACTAGGTCAAATTGGTGGAAAAGCAATGGAAGGTATTGCTAGACAACCTGAGGCTTCTGGAAAAATTCAGACCGCTATGATTATCATCGGTGCATTATTAGAAGGATTAGCATTTGGTGCTTTGATCCTTGCTGGATGA